From Spirosoma agri, one genomic window encodes:
- a CDS encoding SulP family inorganic anion transporter: MPGDIRGGAISFLVAVPLCLGIALASGAPLFAGIIAGIVGGLVVGAFSRSALSISGPEAGLIIVTLGAIQSLGSFPAFLLATCLAGVIQIGLGFAKAGTISNFFPSSVIKGMLAGIGIILIIKQIPHLVGYDADAAEGFALFQPGGFNIIEQLHMALGQLNGVAILIALLSLGVFYAWGHPAFQTSKMTRTIPAALVVVVLGICTNELVRAFFPAWALQGNHLVQLPVPASAGEFLNLFTFPDFSQWNNPLVYTSAVAIALVASLEALLSVEASDELDPLKRKTPTNHELKAQGIGNLVSGLIGGIPLTSVIVRSSVSINAGARNKLAALVHGSLLLVCVVTLPTLLNKIPWAALAAILLVTGYKLARIEIVKAVFAEGIEKFIPFVVTVMAILLTDLLSGIAIGMVAGIFFILRDHYLNAHRVRTAWDSSKDRTRIYVQLGDHVSFLSKARLMKLLKNVPDNSILEIDGTASSYIDSDVVTAIRNFSTAAQQRGIQLIFLQKQDDEFQISRSRSELAMDVFD, from the coding sequence ATGCCGGGTGACATTCGGGGCGGAGCGATCTCCTTTCTGGTGGCCGTACCGTTGTGTTTAGGTATCGCGCTGGCGTCGGGTGCTCCGCTGTTTGCCGGTATTATTGCCGGTATCGTCGGGGGGCTGGTCGTCGGTGCTTTCAGTCGTTCGGCGCTGAGTATTTCAGGACCGGAAGCCGGCCTGATCATTGTGACGTTAGGTGCCATTCAGTCATTAGGATCGTTTCCGGCTTTTCTGCTGGCGACATGTCTGGCGGGTGTTATTCAGATTGGACTGGGCTTTGCCAAAGCGGGTACCATCAGTAACTTTTTTCCCTCATCGGTTATCAAGGGAATGCTGGCCGGTATCGGCATTATTCTGATTATAAAGCAGATACCTCACCTCGTTGGCTACGATGCCGATGCTGCCGAAGGTTTTGCGCTGTTTCAGCCCGGTGGTTTCAACATCATCGAGCAACTGCACATGGCACTTGGGCAGCTTAATGGCGTAGCTATTCTGATCGCACTGCTTTCGCTGGGGGTCTTTTACGCATGGGGCCATCCGGCTTTTCAGACGAGCAAAATGACCCGAACCATACCCGCTGCGCTGGTGGTGGTCGTGCTGGGCATCTGTACCAACGAACTTGTCCGGGCGTTTTTCCCGGCATGGGCTTTGCAGGGCAATCATCTGGTGCAACTGCCGGTACCGGCCAGCGCGGGTGAATTTCTGAACCTGTTTACGTTTCCTGATTTTTCGCAGTGGAACAATCCGTTGGTCTATACCTCGGCGGTAGCTATTGCGCTGGTTGCCAGTCTGGAAGCGCTCCTGTCGGTGGAAGCGTCCGATGAACTCGATCCATTGAAACGCAAAACGCCAACCAATCACGAACTGAAAGCGCAGGGTATTGGTAATCTGGTGAGCGGTCTGATTGGCGGTATACCGCTGACATCGGTCATTGTGCGGAGTTCGGTCAGCATCAATGCCGGGGCGCGGAACAAACTGGCGGCACTGGTCCACGGATCGTTACTGCTGGTTTGCGTGGTTACGCTGCCGACGCTGCTGAACAAAATACCGTGGGCTGCTCTGGCTGCCATCCTGCTGGTTACCGGTTATAAACTGGCCCGTATCGAGATCGTGAAAGCGGTTTTTGCGGAGGGTATCGAGAAATTTATCCCGTTTGTCGTGACGGTTATGGCGATTCTGCTGACCGATTTGTTGAGCGGTATTGCCATCGGTATGGTTGCCGGCATCTTCTTCATTCTTCGTGATCATTACCTCAACGCGCACCGTGTCCGTACCGCCTGGGACAGCAGCAAAGATCGAACACGCATTTATGTGCAGCTCGGCGATCACGTATCATTTCTCAGCAAAGCCCGATTGATGAAGCTGCTCAAAAATGTGCCTGATAATTCGATCCTCGAAATTGACGGAACCGCGTCTTCTTATATCGACAGTGACGTTGTTACTGCCATTCGAAATTTTTCGACCGCTGCCCAGCAACGGGGTATTCAACTTATTTTTCTGCAAAAGCAGGACGACGAGTTTCAGATCAGTCGCTCCCGATCTGAACTAGCAATGGACGTGTTTGACTAA
- a CDS encoding HAMP domain-containing sensor histidine kinase — MKIRARLSFTFVGIVAALLLIFSFVVYATAEYFRQRDFYLRLSDKARTTARLLLDEDEITTRLLRVIEKNNLTALPEEQINVYGQNNQMIYATQDSAIIKPEALVLIRKKKEVFFRQQRKEIVGFVHRHNNQDYILVASAFDQYGLEEMRHLSAIMGVGLLCSLAVMGAVGWAYAGRSLRPISDVIQQVDRITASNLNQRVTAGNDQDELSQLAHTFNLMLDRVQEAFEMQRNFVSNASHELRTPLTIITGQIEVTLLKRRTVEEHEAKWKSVLEVIHRMNKLTNNLLDLTLVSLESTPLKFSEVSIDEVIYQVSQMLMTRQPDYSVVFSFDGQMETIQPSLTIEGNKSLLYSAFFNLMENGCKFSENKRVQVTLGANDRWITIEFKDEGVGILESDIKSIYEPFFRAENVKRIHGHGVGLPLTYRIVQLHHGQITVASQINQGTTFTIRLPKML, encoded by the coding sequence ATGAAAATACGTGCCCGTCTTTCCTTCACGTTTGTTGGCATTGTTGCTGCCCTTCTCCTCATTTTCTCGTTCGTTGTGTATGCTACCGCCGAATATTTCCGGCAACGCGATTTTTACCTGCGACTCAGCGACAAGGCAAGAACCACGGCCCGGCTTCTGCTCGACGAAGACGAAATTACGACCCGCCTGCTGAGAGTCATTGAGAAAAATAATCTCACGGCGCTCCCGGAAGAACAGATCAATGTCTATGGTCAGAATAACCAGATGATCTACGCGACACAGGACAGTGCCATCATAAAGCCGGAAGCGCTGGTGCTTATCCGAAAGAAGAAGGAAGTGTTCTTTCGCCAGCAACGGAAAGAGATCGTCGGGTTCGTTCATCGGCATAATAACCAGGACTATATCCTTGTCGCGTCCGCTTTTGATCAGTACGGACTAGAAGAAATGCGGCATTTGAGCGCCATCATGGGGGTAGGGTTGCTGTGCAGTCTGGCCGTGATGGGAGCGGTGGGCTGGGCGTATGCCGGACGCTCGCTACGCCCTATTTCCGACGTCATTCAGCAGGTTGACCGGATAACCGCGTCGAATCTGAACCAGCGCGTAACCGCCGGAAACGATCAGGACGAGTTATCGCAACTGGCGCACACGTTTAACCTTATGCTCGACCGGGTACAGGAAGCCTTCGAGATGCAGCGCAATTTCGTGTCCAACGCATCGCACGAACTGCGTACTCCGCTCACCATCATTACCGGCCAGATTGAGGTAACGCTGCTCAAACGGCGTACGGTCGAAGAACACGAAGCGAAGTGGAAATCGGTGCTGGAGGTGATCCACCGGATGAACAAGCTGACCAACAATCTGCTGGATCTGACGCTGGTTAGTCTGGAGTCTACGCCCCTGAAATTCAGTGAAGTATCGATTGATGAGGTTATTTATCAGGTTTCCCAAATGCTCATGACCCGGCAGCCTGACTATTCGGTCGTGTTCTCGTTCGACGGGCAGATGGAGACGATTCAGCCGTCGCTGACCATCGAGGGAAACAAATCGTTGCTGTATTCGGCCTTCTTTAATCTGATGGAGAACGGCTGTAAGTTTTCCGAAAACAAGCGCGTGCAGGTAACGCTCGGTGCCAATGACCGGTGGATAACGATCGAATTCAAAGACGAAGGGGTCGGTATTCTGGAATCAGACATCAAGAGTATCTACGAACCGTTCTTCCGGGCCGAAAACGTCAAGCGGATTCACGGGCATGGCGTTGGGCTGCCCCTGACGTATCGGATCGTTCAGTTGCACCACGGTCAGATTACGGTTGCATCGCAGATCAACCAGGGCACGACATTCACGATTCGCCTGCCCAAAATGCTCTAA
- a CDS encoding KUP/HAK/KT family potassium transporter — MNSSTNSHLNKVSLSGLLISIGIVFGDIGTSPLYTYKAIFGDRILTENLVLGSFSAVFWTLTFQTTLKYVIITLNADNNGEGGIFSLYTLIRRYTGKWMLYPAIIGGSFLLADGIITPPISVSSAIEGLLIYYPNLDTVPIVLTIIVLLFVTQQFGTQWLGRLFGPIMVVWFTFIGIMGFLSLIQHPSVLRALNPWHVVTLLRDYPGGFWLLGGVFLCTTGAEALYSDMGHCGRGNIRISWIFVKLMLLLSYAGQSAWLMQHLGKRLGPTSSFYEIVPPSILVFAIGIATLATIIASQALISGSFTLIGEAIRLHLWPRQRVIYPTDFRGQLYIPQINWLLMAGCIGVVLHFRESKNMEAAFGLAVTLTMLMSTVLMNAYLRSKRVHPLATLAITALFLTIETSFLIANLIKFEEGGWISILLGLMLITVMTLWHKGKQLKHSFVQFEPLPPFIDTLKELSNDETIPKYATHLVYLTGSETSASIESETIESILYRTPKRADVYWLLHVHVEDEPFTMRYKVETLADQDVYYITFHLGFRIEPRLNLFFRLAVEDMVRGKEVEITSRYQSLNQKNLTGDFRFVVFKNFLSYENDLPLGQKIIMNSYFLIRRTALHENSAYGLDTSNVVVEDVPLLFSHPKNIRLTRDRD; from the coding sequence ATGAACTCATCTACCAATTCGCATCTCAATAAAGTTTCCCTTTCCGGTCTGTTGATTTCTATCGGTATCGTGTTCGGCGACATCGGCACGTCACCGCTCTACACGTACAAAGCCATTTTCGGCGACCGTATTTTAACCGAGAATCTGGTTCTGGGATCATTCTCGGCGGTTTTCTGGACGCTCACCTTTCAGACTACCCTTAAATACGTCATCATCACCCTCAATGCCGATAACAACGGCGAAGGCGGGATTTTCTCGCTCTATACGCTTATTCGCCGATACACCGGCAAATGGATGCTCTACCCGGCGATCATCGGCGGTAGTTTTCTGCTCGCCGACGGGATCATTACGCCACCCATCTCCGTGTCGTCGGCGATTGAGGGCTTGCTGATCTATTACCCAAACCTCGACACTGTCCCCATTGTGCTTACCATCATTGTCCTGCTGTTTGTCACGCAACAATTTGGTACCCAATGGCTTGGCCGTCTGTTCGGACCGATCATGGTTGTCTGGTTTACGTTCATCGGGATCATGGGGTTTCTATCGCTGATTCAACATCCGAGCGTATTACGAGCGCTGAACCCCTGGCACGTCGTTACCCTCCTGCGCGATTATCCGGGTGGATTCTGGCTGCTGGGCGGGGTTTTCCTTTGCACAACCGGGGCCGAAGCCCTCTATTCCGACATGGGTCATTGTGGTCGGGGAAACATCCGGATCAGCTGGATCTTTGTGAAACTAATGTTGCTGCTTTCCTACGCCGGGCAGTCGGCGTGGCTGATGCAACACCTGGGCAAACGACTTGGCCCGACGAGTTCATTTTATGAGATTGTGCCGCCCTCTATCCTGGTTTTCGCCATTGGCATCGCCACATTGGCAACCATCATTGCCAGTCAGGCACTCATCAGCGGATCGTTTACGCTCATTGGTGAAGCCATCCGGTTGCATTTGTGGCCGCGTCAGCGCGTGATCTACCCGACCGATTTTCGGGGTCAATTGTATATTCCGCAAATCAACTGGTTGCTCATGGCGGGTTGCATCGGGGTTGTGCTGCACTTTCGCGAGTCGAAGAATATGGAAGCGGCTTTTGGGCTGGCCGTCACACTCACCATGCTCATGTCAACCGTGCTGATGAATGCGTATCTGCGCTCAAAGCGGGTTCATCCACTGGCGACACTGGCCATTACGGCGCTCTTCCTGACCATCGAAACGTCCTTTCTGATCGCTAACCTGATCAAGTTTGAAGAAGGCGGCTGGATTTCAATTCTGCTGGGATTAATGCTCATCACGGTGATGACGCTCTGGCACAAGGGGAAACAACTAAAGCACAGTTTCGTCCAGTTCGAGCCCCTTCCTCCGTTTATCGACACGCTCAAGGAACTCAGCAATGACGAAACCATTCCCAAATATGCCACCCACCTCGTTTACCTGACCGGCTCCGAAACGTCGGCTAGCATTGAATCGGAAACGATCGAGTCGATACTGTATCGCACGCCAAAACGGGCCGACGTCTACTGGCTGTTACACGTCCACGTTGAAGATGAGCCCTTTACGATGCGCTACAAAGTCGAGACACTGGCCGATCAGGATGTGTATTACATTACGTTTCACTTAGGCTTCCGCATCGAACCACGACTCAATTTATTCTTCCGGCTGGCCGTCGAAGACATGGTTAGAGGCAAAGAAGTAGAAATAACCAGTCGATACCAGTCGCTAAATCAGAAGAACCTGACGGGCGACTTCCGGTTCGTGGTGTTCAAAAACTTCCTGTCGTACGAAAACGATCTGCCGCTTGGTCAAAAGATCATCATGAACAGTTATTTCCTGATCCGGCGAACCGCGTTGCACGAAAACTCAGCCTATGGTCTGGATACTAGTAATGTAGTCGTTGAAGACGTGCCCCTGCTGTTTTCGCATCCCAAAAATATTCGACTGACCCGTGATCGAGACTAA
- a CDS encoding response regulator transcription factor: protein MRILIVEDEWEVATLIETGLEDYGFTADIAGDAKEAQLKLAETEYDIIILDVNLPVISGFDLCRMIRSRFETLPILMLTALGNTDSKLNGFDAGADDYLVKPFEFRELVARLRALTRRNAAPSVENPILKIADLELNQQSKTVKRGNQKLMLTARELTLLEFFLKNQNKALSRNEIMAHVWELNFDTGTNVVDVYVNYLRKKIDKDFTPKLIHTISGIGYIMQATDD from the coding sequence ATGCGTATTTTGATCGTTGAAGATGAATGGGAAGTCGCAACGCTCATCGAAACGGGTTTGGAAGATTACGGCTTCACCGCCGATATTGCCGGCGATGCGAAGGAGGCTCAGCTAAAGCTGGCCGAGACGGAGTATGATATTATCATTCTTGATGTCAACCTGCCGGTAATCAGTGGGTTCGATTTATGTCGGATGATTCGAAGCCGATTCGAAACATTGCCGATCCTGATGCTGACCGCGTTGGGAAATACGGATAGTAAACTGAACGGATTCGACGCAGGAGCCGACGATTATCTGGTGAAACCGTTCGAGTTTCGTGAACTGGTTGCCCGGTTGCGGGCGCTCACCCGCCGAAACGCGGCCCCCTCGGTGGAGAACCCGATTCTTAAAATTGCTGATCTGGAACTGAATCAGCAGAGCAAAACCGTGAAGCGGGGCAATCAGAAACTCATGCTGACGGCCCGTGAGTTGACATTGCTCGAATTTTTTCTGAAAAATCAGAACAAGGCACTTAGCCGTAATGAGATCATGGCGCACGTTTGGGAACTCAACTTTGACACGGGTACGAATGTGGTCGATGTGTACGTCAATTACTTACGAAAAAAGATAGATAAGGATTTTACGCCAAAGCTGATCCACACGATCAGCGGCATCGGCTATATCATGCAGGCTACCGACGACTAA
- a CDS encoding plasmid stabilization protein: MPQGDKSAYTDKQKRQAEHIEESYEARGVPEEEAESRAWATVNAISGGGKKSGSGRGRAENKEPERKGGKKGGAASASRTAEERSASAKKAAATRKKNAAR; encoded by the coding sequence ATGCCACAAGGAGATAAGTCGGCTTATACCGATAAACAAAAACGGCAGGCCGAACACATTGAGGAAAGCTACGAAGCGCGTGGAGTGCCCGAGGAAGAAGCAGAAAGTCGCGCCTGGGCAACTGTTAACGCCATTTCAGGTGGTGGCAAAAAGAGTGGTTCAGGACGCGGTCGTGCCGAAAACAAGGAGCCGGAACGTAAGGGTGGTAAAAAAGGGGGCGCAGCATCGGCGTCACGCACAGCCGAAGAACGTTCGGCGTCTGCGAAAAAAGCAGCGGCTACCCGGAAGAAGAATGCTGCCCGCTGA